The Apium graveolens cultivar Ventura chromosome 6, ASM990537v1, whole genome shotgun sequence genome contains a region encoding:
- the LOC141668154 gene encoding small ribosomal subunit protein uS15 yields MGRMHSRGKGMSASALPYKRTPPSWLKISPQDVDDNICKFAKKGLTPSQIGVILRDSHGIAQVKSVTGSKILRILKAHGLAPEIPEDLYHLIKKAVAIRKHLERNRKDKDSKFRLILVESRIHRLARYYKKTKKLPPVWRYESTTASTLVA; encoded by the exons ATGGGTCGTATGCACAGTCGAGG TAAGGGTATGTCAGCATCAGCTTTGCCATACAAGAGGACTCCACCCAGCTGGTTAAAGATCTCTCCTCAGGAT GTTGATGATAATATATGCAAGTTTGCAAAGAAGGGTCTTACACCTTCACAAATTGGTGTTATTCTCCGTGATTCTCATGGAATTGCTCAAGTGAAGAGTGTAACTGGAAGCAAGATTTTGCGTATCCTCAAAGCCCATG GGCTTGCTCCTGAAATTCCTGAGGACCTTTATCACCTCATCAAAAAGGCAGTTGCAATCAGGAAGCATTTGGAGAGAAACAGAAAGGACAAAGACTCCAAGTTTAGGTTGATTCTCGTTGAGAGCAGGATCCACCGACTTGCTCGCTACTACAAGAAGACCAAGAAGCTTCCTCCTGTCTGGCGATA TGAATCAACCACCGCCAGTACGCTTGTGGCCTAG